The Antechinus flavipes isolate AdamAnt ecotype Samford, QLD, Australia chromosome 4, AdamAnt_v2, whole genome shotgun sequence genomic interval ATATGGAGAAGAACCATATGTTCTTAGTCTTATAATTTTGGACTCACTTTTGTACTTTATTATTAAGTGATTATAGCTGCTAAAATAGGACAAAGACAGACACATGGAAGTGTCTTGAAACATGCGGGAAATAAGTGAATACATAGAGATGTGTATACACAGACTGTATTTAACATGCAAATAGTAGCCACTTACTGTGGCTGGAACTGTATCCAGCTGCCTTCCACCATGGTTGGAGACGAGAATACCCTGCACATTGTAATTTATGGCCAGTTCAGCATCTTCCTTTGTTAAAATTCCTTTCAGGATGATGGGCATTTGTGTTATGCTCCTTAGCCAGGCAATGTCTTTCCAGGAGGCAGATGAATCAATTTTTGAGACTGGGAGAAGAGACTCTGAATTTTCCTTAAGTGGCAAAAAAGGAAACATCACATTATTGTGAACCACACTTTTTTGGACTAGAATACCAGATCAAAGCTTTTGATATAGGCACCAGCCTTCTGGATCAGGATCACTATGAACtgttatccccacccacaattccATAGTAGTTGAACTTTCTTGCCCTTCCAATGTAGATAAATAGTATTCTGTTTATTTATTGACATCACAACCTTGCTttttacctctaggatcaaatataaaattttctgtttagttttcaTGCCTTTCAAGTCCTGTGTTATCTCTATCTTAGAATCTTATGCTTTGCTCCCTCATCCCCTTACTCTATTATCCCAACCTACTACCTTTTGCCTCACACATGATCCCTATCTCTTGACTCTGACTTTTCACTGACACAGATTGCCCAGAATGCTTTCTCTGTTTAATTTTATGTCTTGACTTCCTCTAAGAAAACTCAAATCCTGCCTTCTACAAAAGCTGTTTTCAGTCCCTCTtatgtcctctctctctccttctgagataattatctatttatactgtatatattttgaGTGTACTTAgatgtttgcatgttatctcccacattaaactgtgagcttctTATTGGTCTTGCTATATGACACTAACACATAGACTATGACTCCCTTCAAACAACTAAAAACAAGTATCACCCATAGGACATTAGAGATACATGTTATGGTGGGATGTGAGTATTTGGAAATGTCTGACCAATGAGGAACTCTAGAGGAAGAGTACAAGATGGCCAACTGGCAAGTTTGAAAGGAAAGGTGAATAGCCAGAGGGCTTCACCCATGATTTTGTAAAGTTTGGAGAAAGTGAGGGGTTGGTAAAGCCCTTTAGTACTTTGATGAACTTTTAGGAAACAAAGTTTTTGAGCTATACAAGATATTGGATGAGTTCTTTCCCCAATTATCATTCCTGCTCTAGCtacattcttctccttttctcatctTGACCACTTGATACAACACAATAATTCCTGGATCCACTAAAAATGTATACTATATCATCTCAACCGGTCTGACACTGCTGTTAGGTaattttttcatatcttcctaATTGATTCAATATCCCACTTATCACAGTGgtatttccaaatcttttcatctcttctcaaACTTCCCATGACTTTTCCTCATCTCACCTTCTCATCTTGCTTcatatttactgaaaaaaatctgaGGCTTCTTGCCAAGAATTCCCACTTGACAAGTATTTGTTGACCTGAAGCAATAGTCATGGAGGATTCTTTTGCTTGGAAAATTGCAGGAATAGTAAGTAGAGGCACAGAAGAATAGATTGATATACCTTCAGGAGCATGATAGTGatgattttattataattcttGAACAAGAAAGACACAGAAGGGACAGAATATACAGGGGTAGCAGCAAGGAAACTGGTGAGAAGATAAACAGGTAGTAAAGAGAAACATGGTTAGAGCTCTTTTAGATATAGTAAGCTACATATGAACTACTCCCTCAGAGAATCAATCAGCCTGTCAGTCAATTAGTGTTTATTATCATCTACTACATATCAGGCATCATGCAAAGtgctgggattacaaagaaaggcacaagGCAATCCCTGCTTATAAGTCTcaggggaagacaatatgcagacaactattaaaaataagatatagaaaGGGTAAACGAAAGAAAATcacagagggaaagcactgaaATTAAGGGGAACTGGGAAAAGTTAAGGTAAGACAATAGCCAGGGCTTGAAGAAAGCCCAGGCAATggtaaggagggaaagaattccagaaATGGGGAATTTCCAGCAAAAATACCCAGAATCTGGAGAATTGTCTTGTTTGAGAAACAGCTTAccttctaatgagagagacagcacgaatatatctaaatatctatataatatgtacaaaataaaaacatgaaaagtaGGGAATTATTGTGCAGGAATCAGAAAAGTTTTCATGGAAATGGCACTTGAACGAGTCTTAAAGAAAACTAGGAATTTTGGTAAGATATTAAGTGTTGTTGTTAAAAGGGATTTATCTATGGTCTAGCTTAGCCCAAATTGTCACTGGAGGAAAATTCttccaattttgaaattctgCAGGTTTCAGGTACATCACTTTGATCATCCTAATTTCATTGTTATATAATGTCTATTTTCTCTTCAACTCATTCTTCCTCAGAGACTAAGGTAAGCCAAGGATGACAAGGAAAAAACACACTCCAAGTCTAGCTGACAACTCCAGAGATACCGAGTCCAAGATCTGAGCATTTCATAATGCTACCACAGCTGCCTAGTTATTACAAAAGTCACAATTGTAAAATTGTTTCTAGAAACGCCAGTATCACCAGAAGCAACTGtgtctttatcatttttcttttcttcttaggaTACTCTGTCTTTTAGAGCCATAGACTCTCCATCTAGTCTTTTATTCCATACAATTCAGAATCAGCTCTATGCCATGGCATAAGGGTCCTTCAGTTTTTGCTTACCCCTTACCTGCCCTGCTTTCAGaaacagtgaattctttcagGAGGCCGTCTATTCTACTAGTTCACCTCTTAAATGTTTGAAACTTTGTTCTCCTTTTGAGTCAAATCTTCTTCCTTGTATCACTCACCCATTAACTCCCACCCCTAACTTTCATGAAATATTCCCCATACCTCAATGTCCACGACGAAGTTTTTCATCCTTATTGATTCTGGCAAAGAGAATTTGTTGCGATTATCTTGCAATCTATTGCCCAAAGCAGGACATCTACAGTGAGGACTAGAGCTTTGTAGCCTAGGGCTTCCGCTTTCTGGATCAGCTTCTTTGTTATTTGCCTGTCCTGTTGTATATATAGTTGAAACCATCGGAGGCCATTGGGAGCACTAGCCACGATGTCCTCATAGGAGCATGTGCAAAAAGTACTTGTAATATAGCAGATATTCATAGCTTGTGCAGCTATAAGAGACAATCAACACaagaaatgaattagagaagattTTATAGAAGTCCTGGCTTGGAAGTGGGAAGCCCTTGgtatagagcaaagcttcttaaactgtgggttgtgactcCATATGGTGTCACACAACTGAATGTGAATGTCTCAAAATCATGATTAATTATCTATAATGTTTGATTCTATTTTCTATAACTATATGCCCAGGGTTGCATAAAACTTTCTCAGGCAAAAATtggggttgtgagtggaaaaaggtGAAGAAGCCTTGGAATAGAATTAAATCTATTACCATGATTGTGATgcaatttgagaaaaaaatggtgttatctttatgcctcagtttctttctctgtcaagGAAGATATTTGATTATAGATGCAGAAATGCTAGAAAAAATTCCCCAGTTCCATCTATTTCTTCTAATGTGGTTAAGTGATGAATCTGAATGGTTCCAGTTGTAGTAATGAGGGGACACAGTAGGAGTTGAAAGGAATTTACCCACATATCAAATAAACTTGAGTAAGTTCCAACAGAAGAGAAAGTAGGCAAAAAGACACATATGATCCAAGGTAGAGGTGACAAATAGGCAGCCTACAAAAGTACCCCCCTTTTCTGATGAGATTACAATGTTATtgggaaattttaaataaaatttatctctCTAGATAGGGATGGTATTTTctacccaaagtttattggaattttcttggattactgAACTAGAAGActcaagtctatcatagttgaaaATCTTCACTTTAAACTTTAAACAtgatctctccctctcttcttcccccctctccttctcctctctctctctctctctctctctctctctctctctctctctgtctgtctttctttgtctctctgtttctctgtctctgtctctctcttacacacatgTACACCTgtccaatttcctcaactatataatggggataataatagcaccaacctccaaaagtgttgtgaggctcaaaataatataataattataaaacatttagtacaatgcctgacatagtaggtacttactctaaatgcttgtttgctttcttcctttctattctagCATGCATATGGATATGACCATTGCATTTGGTGTTGcaaattttggaataaaaacaaaatgttaacaaGCAACATAAAAAGCCTGATAATTATGAGCAACCAGGATTTATAGGTCAGTTACTCTGGGAATCTGGAAACTGATGGGTTATAGTAATGATTAGTATTATTTGCTTGACCTAAAGTCAGTGGATTATTGTTTAACGCAAAGGTGTTTTATTTTTGCCTATGGAGATGAAAGGATGGTTGCAAGGCAATGGTTTAAAAATGATTTGGGGGTTTTAGGGTACTGTAAACCCCTTATGGGTCAATAATGTGATGTGGCAAGCCCTAACAATAAATGTAATCTTGGGCTGTAATGAGAGGCAGATGTTCTAGGAATAGGGAGGTGATGGTCTCTCTATAATCTGCCCTTATTAGATCTTACCTGAAGCATTGTTGACAATATGAAGAGTGTCTAGAAGAAGCCAAGTAGGATGAGTAATGGCTAGAGTTCATATTATGTAAGGATTGTTTAAAGACACCAATACAAGTatgtttatcctggagaagagagGACTTGAGACATATAGATTTGAGGAATATTATTTGAAGAATTGATGGGTTGTTATTTGGAATAATAGCTAgaaagtttgcaaagttctttaaatCTACTTTTCACAACCTACactataaatgctatttattcctCAGAggatagatggggaaactgaggtagagagattATCCaggtttatttttataatattaattaattatacaatcacaattaattaatattatattaatatatattatgttatattaaccAGATTATCTAGTCtatccaggtcacacagctaggaagtgcctgaTGGAGGATTCAGACTTGGCTCCCTTTGACACCAAGGCCACCACTCTACCCAATGTACCACATAGCCatctagaagagaaaatggatgtTGCATTTATTCAcaaagagcagaaccaagaactAGGGATAGAGGCTTTGCAGAAGCAAATTTAGACTTGTCACAAAAAATACTTCCCAACAATTTGAGCTATCAAAGAGTAGATTGGGTTATCTTAAAAATGGTGGGTTCTCCCTccttggaagtcttcaagaagAGACTTGATGGCCACCATCAGTAAGGTATGTTTTGGTGAGGATTCATTTTAGTGCCTTGGACTAGATGGACAATGAGATCTCTTCTGACTCAAATTCTATGACCTGTACCAGAAAGGGGTAGATTCTATTCAGGAATACATGGCTAATTTTTTAGGGCTGAATGTGGGGAAGTTAgtgttttctttaagattttgggTTACACTTCTTACACCATAATTTCTCTCAAGAGCTCAAGGTCTTTAAGTAGCCTGGAAGGAATCTTTGGGGTTGGTCAGTACCTTTAGCTGTACTCTGTTCTCCATCAGGCCAGCAAAGGCAATGAAAAGCAGTGGGTCCGATGCAGACCGGAAAGCTGATCTCAGATCCTTGAATGGTGGTCCTGGTGTCTATCACAGACATATCTCTTAGGAAATGGGGACGGAGACGGATTCTGTGAGGCACAAATAACAAGATTACCTCCTTGGTTAATACACTATTTGGTTCTAGGCTCTTCAGATCAgagattctgagaggggaagtaTCTGACTTCTGAAAACTTTtggtcttttttggggggataatgTGTGCAAAGTGACacagtatataaatgctagaatTTGCAGTCAGATCCTCTACCTCTAAGCTTCCCATATTGGAAAGAATATGGCAAAGTGGAGCATATTTAGAAACAACAGAGCTAGTGGATGTAACCTAAAATGGATCAGCATGGGGATGTTTTTTtagaggcagctaagtagtgAAGTGGAGAAAGtacagaatcaagaagacctgagttcaaatccgccCCCCACcccagatgcttactagctgtggaaTTCAGTGGATCACTAGCTAAggaggcaaattacttaatcttgcctttctcatctgtaaaataacaccTACCTGTAAAGAGTACTATAAAGATagtatgagataatatttgtaaagcactttgcaaccttaaagtgccatataaatgctagctattgttactTGAAAACAGTTaagtcttttctcccttcctgtacattcacatttttctcttttccagaataAGCCTGCCCAGTTCTTTCAACAAACTCTTATTAGTAACAGACTCCAAACACTTCCTTGTCCTGGCTGTCAATGTTCTTCTAAATCTTCAGTGCCTTGTCTCCCAGACTAGACCATAAACACATTGAAGGTTGGGACCAGACCATTCCTTCTCCCTTTGTGTCTATTATTGTAGTTATTTCTTGCCATGGTGAATATATAATGACATTTCTTATGTATCTCTAACACTGCTCTCCCAAATTTTGTACTCTATGATTTAATCTAAATCTGCCCCTGTGTCCTTTTCTCCCTCATGAGATATACTTAGGGATCTAATAAAAGGACAAGAGAATGGAATTGAGTtaaatataattgactatataattGGTAATCCTCCTTAACTCTATTCTCCTCTTGAAGGATTAGCAGCCTCAGTGCTGGAGAGctcttttgtcatttctcttcAGTCTCTTATTACCAGGAatcaaagagaaggagaaggaggaggaggaagatggaaagaagaaggagaagcaaaagcaggagcaggagcaggagaagaaggagaagcaggagaagaagaagaagaagaagaagaagaagaagaagaagaagaagaagaagaagaagaagagaaggaggaggaggaggaagagccataatcatttataatatatcatttattcattcaataaactttttattgagGATCTATTACAAACAAATCATAGCTGTGTATATCAtagataaaaaatgttttgaattaaatgcaggaaggaggaggagaaagaggaggaagaggaggaagaagaggaagaagaagaagaggaggaagaagaagaagaagaaggaggaggaggaggaggaagaggagaagaagaggaggaagaggaagaggaggaagaagaggaggaagaagaagaagaaggaggaggaggaggaggatgaggaagaggaggaagaagaggaggaggaagatagggaagatggggaagaagaggaggaggaggaggagggggaggaagagaaggaggagaagaagaaataccAAACTTTTTATATGCTGAAATATTCTCATCTCTTGTGATGCATTCATCAGCTCCTCCTTCAATGAATTCCCAAGTGGACTTAGGAAGATGGTTTTTGGCATATGCTTGAAAGTCAGACAGGCATAGGAAAGCCATTTTTGGAAGGACCTTGGAAAAAGAACAGTTAAAATTTGTCAGATATGGGGCAGTGACAGAAAGGGAAATAACAGTTcgttaaagaagaaaaaacaatcccTATCATGTTTGCAACAATAGTAACTTTAGACTTTTGCTAACATAGAATAAGGGACATGTTAACATTGCTACCATAGAATAAGAAAGAATGGATTCTAGTTTTTCTCCATGCTCATGAGTTCTGTCCATTATTGTGGGTGTCAGTTTACATTGCTAGTAAGTTGACCCTGGCCCTAAGATAGCCTGGGTAGCAGAGAATGTATTCTTCCCCATAGGGTTGGCAGTGCAACAGGGAGAATGGGAACActgatgaatatggaaaaagaagagagccCAGTTTCCATTCCACGGAATGGAAACAAACCACACAGGTATATCTTTTATGGGGACTTAACTTAGTCAATTAATGAGATTCTTTTGGATCAAACTGGCTTTTACTTTGTGGTGAAAAGGACTATTGGTGAGATTAATAGAGTGGCTACAGGGAATAGAGCAATTGGATCTGGAAGGCATTATTCAGTGATGGCATTCAGGGTGTCAGTGCTAAATCTTACTTCATTCATGTTTAAGTTGAGGTAAGTAGGAATTCAAAGCTGTCCTTGGTCAAAATTGTATTAAAAACATGtattaataaaatgtattaaacacttattaggtGTAAGACATTGGGCAAGGTGCTGaggataaaaacacaaaaatgaaaccatcTTTGCCCTCAGAAAGTATGAATTACAGTCAAAGTATGCTGAGTTTAACTAAAACTTGACCTCTATCCTTGGGAACTTTGTAATCAAGTTGGCTGATGTGACATATAGATAACCATAACACAAAACAATAGCAGGCATAAAATAAAGTGTTTATTAAGATGATGGCTTATGATGCTGCAGAGTTTACCCCAAAAGGTGTACCCAGATTTGAGGGAGTAAGTAGTGAATGATGGAAGAAATATAGACTATATATTGCTCATATATTGGAAGAGGGACCATACTTCCAAATTTGTAATTAATCCTCAAACTATACTGTCATACATCTAGAATCCCAAGGATTTTCTAGAAATTTGAATACAGTATGTGACAGTGAAGCatttagataagaaaaagaataatatcttttaaaaatgaatcactTTTCCCCTACATATATGAAGTGATGAATAATATATCTCTGTAATATATCTGTATACCAGTGTGGTCAGTTTCCATTCAGTTCACCTATTTCCTCCAACCAGTGCAACATCCCAGGAAATCTCCTTTGGCATTAACTGGGCTCTCTTCCTCCTGAACATCCATCAATGCTTCTATTCTCCCCATTATACTGACCCTATGGGGAAAAATGCATTGTCTGCTACCCTGGCTACCTCAGAGCCAAGATCAACTTGCTATATCACTATGTAAAAATGAATCACTTTTCTCCCAACACATATGAAGTGGTGAATAAtatatcatttattcattcaataaactttttattgagGATCTATTACAAACAAATCATAGCTGTGTATATCAtagataaaaaatgttttgaattaaatgcaggaaggtcTCTATAGTCATAGTGGTCTAGAGGAGTTTTTATGGAAAAGTTAGGATTTGAGAAACTTGATATGAAAATGGGTAGATACGGTGGTAGGGTGGGCAGTGGAGGTGGAGTGGCATAAACAGAGTTGTGATGGCAGGAATATCATGATATATTGGAGGGACAATCATTATTTCAGGCTGTCTGGaagggataataataaatataagagaGTAGTGGAAAATaccattagaaagaaaatattcttgtTCTTATATAACTCTGTGCCACTTTCTCTATCAGGTTAAACCACAACCCCTATACTTCTTATCTTCTGCAATTCTTGCCTATCTCTTTCAAATCAGGTTTAATTCACTGTTTAGCACTTGCTATATTTTTGGTATCAATACTTAGTTACCTATCATTGTTTgattttatataccataatatataatgatatgaAATCATAATATAacaatagacacacacacaagtgAAACTCTTGTCCCAAAGCTCATTGATATGATATTCTCTCCTTATTGGTGGAGATCAAAACCCTGTcccaaatgaaaggaaaaaagttccATTCTCTACTAGCCTCTTTCAGTATTTTTCAAATTTCCAGCCTTCTTCAAGAATTGTTACTTTGGGTACTTCTGgcttccatctttttttaaattttcaacttaaaaaataaaacaagcacttCCATAAGAAAgttcaataggaaaaaaagaattgcacataaaactccaaatctgttatgtacaatttgcttttcttttaaaatatgtagcaAAGTTATCATGTAATGTTTTTTCCTTCATCACCACTGCCCCTTCTCCCTACCttagagatggctatcattaaacaaaaatatgtatgtgtatgtatatgtgtgtgtgtgtgtgtgtgtgtgtgtgtgtgtgtgtaaaatcatagtatacttatttctatttatcaattctttctctggatgcaaataatatcttccttcataaggtcctttgtaattattttgattatttatagTAGTCAGAATAACTTGTtcactcaaaattgttcttaaaacaatattgctattactgtataccacattctcttggttttgctcgttttgctctttattatttcatgcaagtctttccatatttttctaagataattGAGCTCATTAATTCTTGTAGcccagtagtattccatcataatcatataccaaaatttgtttagtcatttcctaaGTACTGGGCATCACTGCAATTtccagggtgtttttttttttttaggtggcttttcttttcttttctttttttaatattttcttttattttatttaataataactttatattgacagaatccatgccagggtaattttttttacaacattatcccttgtacttgtttctgttccgatttttcccctccctccctccaccctctcccctagatggcaagcagtcctatatatgttagttatgttgcagtatatcctagatacaatatatgtttgcagaactgaacagttctcttgttgcacaggcagaactggattcagaaggtaaaaataacaggttttttttttatcaccacaAAGAAAGccactataaacattttagaacatataggttcttttctttttttccctaatgaatttGGGAAACAGACATAATTATGATATTGCTGATTCAAAGGacagttttataacttctttggacataattccaaattgttcttcagaatggttggattaattcataGTTCTACCAACAGTAAATGTGTCCCaatttcccacatcctcttcaacatttattgctttctccttttatcatttaagccaatctgataggtataaaataatatattttaatttatatttctctggtcaataatgatttagagcacttttggCTTTCATCTTTAAGAAAGAATATGAGATAGGCTAATCCCACCTTaggttgctgaaggaaaagacgtgaataaggaagaa includes:
- the HAO2 gene encoding LOW QUALITY PROTEIN: 2-Hydroxyacid oxidase 2 (The sequence of the model RefSeq protein was modified relative to this genomic sequence to represent the inferred CDS: inserted 1 base in 1 codon), which produces MAFLCLSDFQAYAKNHLPKSTWEFIEGGADECITRDENISAYKKIRLRPHFLRDMSVIDTRTTIQGSEISFPVCIGPTAFHCLCWPDGEQSTAKAAQAMNICYITSTFCTCSYEDIVASAPNGLRWFQLYIQQDRQITKKLIQKAEALGYKALVLTVDXPALGNRLQDNRNKFSLPESIRMKNFVVDIEENSESLLPVSKIDSSASWKDIAWLRSITQMPIILKGILTKEDAELAINYNVQGILVSNHGGRQLDTVPATIDALTEVVNAVQGRIEVYLDGGIRTGTDVLKALALGARCIFLGRPILWGLTYKGEEGVQQLLNLLKKEFHRSMVLTGCRSISEINQDLVQFSKL